The proteins below are encoded in one region of Methanoculleus taiwanensis:
- the mutS gene encoding DNA mismatch repair protein MutS: MKDGPSPAMKQYYTAKAAHPDAILFFQMGDFYETFGEDAAVVARELDIVLTSRGRDKDGERMPLAGVPHHAAEGYIARLVNKGFKVVVCDQVEDPKKAKGVVKRDVVRVITPGTVIDSSMLGSPGAQYLMAVAPGKKGSIGTAFLDVSTGEFFVSASDGGRDYAELVSEVVRYHPSECIVPESSPDALAVRLRAQGLLVSRYRDDAFLPESARSLLCEQFGTNSLGGYGCEELDGAVAAAGAALRYARETQRSELAHIAGLSTRLSARNMALDAITLRNLEITKSIRSEAAGITLQGALDVTETSMGSRLMRSFLIAPLLDPEAIGRRLDAVEYFVGNPMARADLRSHLDRCGDIERIAGRISYGNAGPRDLLTLRESIERIPALKDLFTDETPENIREALEAMSDLSATANFIARAIVDEPPALARSGGMIREGFCAELDELRNLSTSGKDWIGQFQQQERERTGIKSLKVSYNRVFGYFIEVTRANLHLVPEEYERRQTTANGERYTIPKLREKEAMIATAEDRLSVLEAEVYADLVRTLAACVPELQATARAIGHLDVYAALAENAARYDYTRPVIEESGRIVVREGRHPVVERSMEVGFVPNDTDLDGSGNQIMIITGANMAGKSTYMRAVALLCIMAQMGSFVPARHATIGIVDRVFTRVGAFDDLASGQSTFMVEMLELANILNNVTPQSLVILDEIGRGTSTLDGFSIAQAVVEFLHGKAVTGPRTLFATHFHELIELEGKLKRVKNFHFAVKDTGRDVIFLRRLVQGATDKSYGVHVAELAGIPKKVTERALVILKEAMVQELKGGGKTPRYTQMLLVDTGEGVAETNPAVEELRAMKLDEMTPLAALNTLHRLQNLANGGNGRR; the protein is encoded by the coding sequence ATGAAGGACGGACCAAGCCCTGCGATGAAACAGTATTATACGGCTAAGGCAGCACACCCCGATGCCATTCTCTTCTTCCAGATGGGCGACTTTTACGAGACCTTCGGTGAAGATGCCGCCGTCGTTGCGCGAGAGCTCGACATCGTCCTGACCTCCCGCGGACGGGACAAAGACGGTGAGCGGATGCCGCTCGCCGGCGTTCCCCACCATGCCGCCGAGGGCTACATCGCCCGCCTGGTGAACAAAGGGTTCAAGGTTGTCGTCTGCGATCAGGTCGAAGACCCGAAGAAGGCGAAAGGTGTCGTCAAGCGGGATGTCGTGCGCGTCATCACGCCCGGCACCGTCATCGACTCCTCGATGCTCGGGTCACCCGGAGCACAGTATCTCATGGCCGTCGCTCCCGGAAAGAAGGGATCGATCGGGACGGCATTCCTCGACGTCTCTACGGGAGAGTTCTTCGTCTCGGCCTCGGACGGCGGGCGTGACTATGCCGAGCTCGTCTCGGAGGTCGTCCGCTACCACCCGTCCGAGTGCATCGTCCCGGAGAGTTCCCCGGACGCGCTCGCCGTCAGGCTCCGGGCGCAGGGTCTCCTTGTCTCCCGCTACCGCGACGATGCCTTCCTCCCGGAGAGTGCTCGTTCGCTCCTCTGCGAGCAGTTCGGCACGAATTCGCTCGGCGGATACGGCTGCGAGGAGCTCGACGGAGCGGTCGCTGCCGCAGGCGCCGCCCTCCGCTATGCCCGGGAGACACAGCGGTCGGAGCTTGCCCACATCGCCGGCCTCTCGACCAGGCTTTCGGCACGGAACATGGCACTCGACGCCATCACCCTCCGGAACCTCGAGATCACGAAGAGTATCCGGAGCGAAGCGGCCGGGATCACGCTCCAGGGCGCCCTCGACGTCACCGAGACCTCGATGGGCAGCCGCCTGATGCGGTCGTTCCTGATCGCCCCCCTGCTCGACCCGGAGGCTATCGGCCGCCGGCTCGACGCGGTCGAGTACTTCGTCGGCAATCCGATGGCACGAGCGGATCTACGCTCGCATCTCGACCGGTGCGGTGATATTGAACGTATCGCCGGGCGGATCTCCTACGGGAATGCGGGACCTCGGGATCTCTTAACGCTGAGAGAGTCTATCGAGAGAATCCCGGCCTTAAAGGATCTCTTTACCGACGAGACTCCGGAGAATATCAGAGAAGCCCTCGAGGCTATGAGCGATCTCTCCGCGACTGCGAACTTCATCGCCCGGGCGATCGTCGACGAGCCTCCGGCGCTGGCGCGGTCGGGCGGGATGATCCGGGAAGGGTTTTGCGCCGAACTCGACGAACTGCGGAATCTCTCAACCTCGGGGAAGGACTGGATCGGACAGTTCCAGCAGCAGGAGCGGGAGCGGACAGGGATCAAGTCCCTGAAAGTCTCCTACAACCGGGTCTTCGGCTACTTCATCGAGGTGACGAGGGCGAACCTCCATCTGGTGCCGGAAGAGTACGAGCGCCGGCAGACGACGGCAAACGGCGAACGGTATACCATCCCGAAGCTCCGGGAGAAGGAAGCGATGATCGCAACCGCCGAAGATCGGCTCTCGGTTCTGGAGGCAGAGGTATACGCGGATCTTGTGCGGACGCTCGCCGCATGCGTTCCCGAATTGCAGGCGACCGCCCGGGCAATAGGGCACCTCGACGTCTACGCGGCCCTCGCCGAGAATGCGGCCCGCTATGACTACACCCGCCCGGTCATCGAGGAGAGCGGCAGGATCGTCGTCCGGGAAGGGCGTCACCCGGTCGTGGAGCGGAGCATGGAGGTCGGGTTCGTCCCGAACGACACCGACCTCGACGGGAGCGGCAACCAGATCATGATCATCACCGGTGCGAACATGGCCGGAAAATCGACGTACATGCGAGCGGTCGCCCTCCTCTGTATCATGGCGCAGATGGGGAGTTTCGTCCCCGCCCGGCACGCCACGATCGGGATCGTCGACCGGGTCTTCACCCGGGTCGGGGCGTTCGACGACCTCGCGAGCGGGCAGAGTACCTTCATGGTCGAGATGCTCGAGCTTGCGAACATCCTCAACAACGTCACCCCCCAGAGCCTCGTGATCCTCGACGAGATCGGCAGGGGAACGAGCACCCTCGACGGATTCTCGATCGCACAGGCGGTAGTCGAGTTCCTCCACGGCAAAGCGGTGACGGGTCCGCGCACCCTCTTCGCCACCCATTTCCACGAGCTGATCGAGCTTGAGGGGAAACTAAAAAGGGTGAAGAACTTCCACTTCGCGGTGAAGGATACGGGACGCGATGTGATATTCCTCCGGAGGCTCGTCCAGGGGGCGACCGATAAGAGTTACGGCGTCCACGTTGCGGAGCTCGCCGGCATCCCGAAGAAGGTGACCGAACGGGCACTCGTCATCCTCAAAGAAGCGATGGTGCAGGAACTGAAAGGAGGCGGGAAAACACCCCGCTACACCCAGATGCTGCTCGTCGATACGGGCGAGGGCGTCGCCGAGACGAACCCGGCGGTCGAAGAACTCCGGGCGATGAAACTCGACGAGATGACCCCGCTCGCGGCGTTAAACACCCTCCACCGGCTCCAGAACCTGGCGAACGGAGGAAACGGACGGCGATGA
- a CDS encoding 3-isopropylmalate dehydratase large subunit, whose translation MAATIVEKIFSSHCGREIRAGDVVMAPVDAAMIHDITGPLAIRVLRDMGGERVFDPRKIVMLFDHQIPADSIPAAENHVFMREFAREQGIHNYDMREGVCHQVVMEKGHAAPGEIVVGTDSHTCTYGAGGAFATGIGSTDMGFVLKFGALYFRVPESILVEANGRFDRRVGAKDLILNIAGDIGADGATYQALEFVGDTFRTMDMAGRMTCANMAIEMGAKAGIVPPDETTWEYIAPRRAMQPFALASDPDAVYAEYRQYDVADLAPQIAVPHNVDNVVDVGEVAGTKVDQVFIGSCTNGRFEDLAEAAEVLGKEQFAESVRVIVIPASRDEYLKSLKAGLIERFVEAGALFEAPCCGPCMGGAFGLLAPGEVSLSTSNRNFKGRQGSTAASVYLCSPATAAASAIYGEITDPREV comes from the coding sequence ATGGCAGCGACGATTGTTGAAAAGATATTCTCGTCGCACTGCGGCAGAGAAATTCGTGCAGGCGACGTAGTGATGGCACCGGTAGATGCGGCGATGATTCACGATATCACCGGCCCGCTTGCAATCCGGGTGCTGCGTGATATGGGCGGCGAGCGGGTCTTCGATCCGCGGAAGATCGTCATGCTCTTTGATCACCAGATTCCTGCGGATTCCATCCCTGCTGCGGAGAACCATGTCTTCATGCGGGAATTTGCGCGTGAGCAGGGCATCCACAACTACGATATGCGGGAGGGTGTCTGCCACCAGGTCGTGATGGAAAAAGGCCACGCGGCTCCGGGAGAGATCGTGGTCGGCACCGATTCGCATACCTGCACTTACGGGGCGGGCGGTGCGTTCGCCACCGGTATCGGGTCGACCGATATGGGTTTTGTCTTAAAGTTCGGAGCCCTCTACTTCCGGGTTCCGGAGAGCATCCTCGTCGAGGCGAACGGCAGGTTCGACCGCCGGGTCGGTGCAAAAGACCTCATCCTCAATATCGCAGGCGATATCGGTGCCGACGGAGCGACCTACCAGGCGCTCGAGTTCGTCGGCGATACGTTCCGGACGATGGATATGGCGGGCAGGATGACCTGCGCCAACATGGCCATCGAGATGGGGGCGAAAGCCGGGATCGTGCCGCCGGACGAGACGACTTGGGAGTACATCGCTCCACGGAGGGCGATGCAGCCTTTCGCGCTTGCGAGCGATCCGGATGCCGTCTACGCCGAGTACCGGCAGTACGACGTTGCCGACCTCGCCCCGCAGATCGCCGTCCCGCACAACGTCGATAACGTCGTGGACGTCGGTGAGGTGGCGGGCACGAAGGTCGATCAGGTCTTTATCGGATCGTGCACGAACGGCCGGTTCGAGGACCTCGCCGAGGCTGCCGAGGTGCTCGGGAAAGAGCAGTTTGCGGAGAGCGTCCGGGTCATCGTCATTCCCGCGTCCCGGGACGAGTACTTAAAATCGCTCAAGGCAGGGCTGATCGAGCGGTTCGTGGAGGCCGGAGCCCTCTTCGAGGCTCCCTGTTGCGGCCCCTGCATGGGCGGGGCGTTCGGGCTCCTCGCACCCGGCGAGGTTTCGCTCTCGACCTCGAACCGGAACTTCAAGGGGAGACAGGGCAGCACCGCCGCGTCGGTCTACCTCTGTTCTCCGGCGACCGCGGCGGCGAGCGCCATCTACGGCGAGATCACCGATCCGAGGGAGGTGTAA
- a CDS encoding 3-isopropylmalate dehydratase small subunit — MRVWKFGDDIDTDAIIPGRFLTIYDEKELAEHVFEGTRDELRATVAEGDILVAGNNFGCGSSREHAPLALRGAGIRVVIAKSFARIFYRNAVNTGLLPLVCPEAEAIEDGSAIAVNTAEGYIEVDGRRLAIEPVPPFLQRIVDAGGLVEYAKGMDEVETCTGSQA, encoded by the coding sequence ATGCGAGTCTGGAAATTCGGTGACGACATCGATACGGATGCAATCATCCCCGGCAGGTTCCTGACGATCTACGACGAAAAGGAACTTGCAGAGCACGTCTTTGAGGGAACCCGCGACGAACTTCGCGCAACCGTCGCGGAAGGCGACATACTCGTCGCCGGCAACAACTTCGGGTGCGGTTCGTCCCGCGAGCATGCCCCCCTCGCGCTCCGGGGTGCCGGGATACGGGTTGTGATCGCGAAGTCCTTCGCCCGGATCTTCTACCGGAACGCGGTCAACACGGGGCTCCTGCCCCTGGTCTGCCCGGAGGCGGAGGCGATCGAGGACGGTTCCGCGATCGCGGTGAACACGGCCGAAGGCTATATCGAAGTTGACGGCAGGAGGCTCGCCATCGAGCCGGTGCCGCCGTTCCTCCAGCGCATCGTGGATGCCGGGGGACTCGTCGAGTATGCAAAGGGAATGGATGAGGTGGAGACATGTACAGGATCGCAAGCATAG
- a CDS encoding 3-isopropylmalate dehydrogenase, with translation MYRIASIGGDGIGPEIIEAGKVVLDAAGERYGFDIAWEDFAIGADRYLATGELITEDDLADLSRFRAIYFGAIGDDRVKPGVLEKGILLALRFHFDQYVNLRPIKLLEGVATPLANKTPSDIDFVVVRENTEDFYVGIGSRFAGESEKATLEVVRDIYQVKFGMDVTTDAEEIAYQIGVITREGAERVMRYAFDLAERREKKLASVDKANVLSDVYGLWRDVFTGVAKDYPDVSTEFNFVDAVTMWFVKNPEWYDVVVTPNMFGDIITDLGAMIQGGLGLAPGGNINPQGTSMFEPIHGSAPKYKGLNVANPMATIWAGSMMLDHLGEHEAAAAVLRGIEQSITGRFVTRDMGGKATTSEVGEHIASLVLQH, from the coding sequence ATGTACAGGATCGCAAGCATAGGCGGAGATGGGATAGGCCCTGAGATCATCGAGGCAGGAAAGGTCGTGCTGGACGCTGCCGGCGAGCGGTACGGCTTTGACATCGCGTGGGAAGATTTCGCTATCGGGGCCGACCGCTACCTCGCGACCGGCGAACTCATCACCGAGGACGACCTTGCCGACCTCTCCCGGTTCCGGGCTATCTACTTCGGCGCCATCGGTGACGACCGGGTGAAACCCGGTGTTCTCGAGAAGGGTATCCTGCTTGCCCTCCGGTTCCACTTCGACCAGTACGTCAACCTCCGGCCGATCAAACTGCTGGAGGGGGTCGCGACCCCGCTCGCGAACAAAACTCCGTCGGATATCGACTTCGTCGTCGTCCGGGAGAATACCGAGGACTTCTACGTCGGTATCGGGTCGCGCTTTGCCGGCGAGAGCGAGAAGGCGACGCTTGAGGTCGTCCGCGACATCTACCAGGTGAAGTTCGGGATGGACGTTACGACCGACGCGGAGGAGATCGCCTACCAGATCGGCGTCATCACCCGCGAGGGAGCGGAACGCGTCATGCGCTATGCCTTCGACCTTGCAGAACGGCGGGAGAAGAAACTCGCCTCCGTGGACAAGGCGAACGTCCTCTCCGACGTCTACGGCCTCTGGCGGGACGTCTTTACGGGCGTTGCGAAGGATTACCCCGACGTTTCGACCGAGTTCAACTTCGTCGACGCCGTCACGATGTGGTTTGTGAAGAACCCCGAGTGGTACGACGTCGTGGTCACCCCGAACATGTTCGGCGATATCATCACCGATCTCGGGGCGATGATCCAGGGCGGGCTCGGTCTCGCCCCTGGCGGGAACATCAACCCGCAGGGCACTTCCATGTTCGAGCCGATCCACGGGTCGGCGCCGAAGTACAAAGGGCTCAACGTCGCAAACCCGATGGCCACCATCTGGGCGGGATCGATGATGCTCGACCACCTCGGCGAGCACGAGGCTGCGGCGGCCGTTCTCCGCGGTATCGAGCAGAGTATCACCGGGCGGTTCGTCACCCGGGATATGGGCGGGAAGGCGACGACGAGCGAGGTCGGCGAGCATATCGCGTCGCTCGTCCTGCAACACTAA
- a CDS encoding PH domain-containing protein: MATVPFRIGEPFKPEPAYRTYMYISLLLIVVVFVLPFVVLPLGLTGSLPAVLAVGVPLAAALAFIAVWIPLYYESVVYRLTPDEISWKRGVWFRQTGIVPYNRITNVDITQGPLMRYLGFSSLRVQTAGYSAQARAEIHLNGIEDAEDLRETIMGFVRGAPPVATEGQPEQPATTGDDAVLAELQAIRRLLEKRVE, translated from the coding sequence ATGGCAACCGTACCTTTTCGCATCGGAGAGCCGTTCAAACCCGAACCGGCATACCGGACATATATGTATATCTCGCTTCTCCTGATCGTCGTGGTATTCGTCCTCCCCTTCGTCGTCCTGCCCCTCGGCCTCACGGGATCACTGCCTGCCGTTCTCGCCGTCGGGGTTCCGCTCGCCGCAGCCCTCGCCTTCATCGCGGTCTGGATCCCGCTCTACTACGAAAGCGTCGTCTACCGGCTCACTCCCGACGAGATCTCGTGGAAGCGCGGGGTCTGGTTCCGGCAGACCGGGATCGTCCCCTACAACCGGATCACGAACGTCGACATTACCCAGGGGCCGCTGATGCGCTACCTCGGGTTCTCGTCTCTCCGGGTCCAGACGGCGGGTTACTCCGCCCAGGCCAGAGCCGAGATCCACTTAAACGGGATCGAGGACGCTGAAGACCTCCGGGAGACGATCATGGGCTTTGTCCGGGGCGCCCCTCCCGTCGCGACCGAAGGCCAGCCCGAGCAGCCTGCAACGACGGGCGACGACGCCGTGCTCGCGGAGCTTCAGGCTATCCGCAGGCTTCTTGAGAAGCGGGTTGAGTAG
- a CDS encoding GNAT family N-acetyltransferase, with protein sequence MTLTIRRYRESEYTALCSLEEANTPGECKPAVFIRQAGVLFPETFLVADRDGEVIGYTIGARVQQDPTQAWIIRLAVREKDRRQGVGAELVAGILAAFRSMSIREVFLSVSPANVPGRNLYDRNGFFEVDYCGDYFGAGVDRTIMKRTIE encoded by the coding sequence ATGACTCTTACGATCCGGCGCTATCGGGAGAGCGAGTACACCGCCCTCTGTTCCCTCGAAGAGGCAAATACTCCCGGAGAATGCAAACCCGCGGTCTTCATCAGGCAGGCGGGCGTCCTCTTCCCGGAGACCTTCCTCGTCGCCGACCGTGACGGTGAGGTCATCGGGTATACCATCGGCGCCCGGGTGCAGCAGGACCCGACCCAGGCGTGGATCATCCGGCTCGCCGTCCGGGAGAAAGACCGGAGGCAGGGTGTGGGAGCGGAACTTGTCGCGGGTATCCTTGCAGCGTTTCGGAGCATGAGCATACGCGAGGTGTTTTTATCGGTCTCACCGGCGAACGTCCCCGGGCGAAACCTGTATGACAGAAACGGATTTTTTGAGGTCGACTACTGCGGCGATTATTTCGGTGCCGGAGTAGATCGGACTATCATGAAGAGGACAATTGAATGA
- a CDS encoding nitrogenase component 1, giving the protein MILRDPMHPPAQQDCTNPLWPCAMTGAVACLAGFENLAVIVHGSSGCYFYPASLVGAPIYGTFLVENEIIFGTEERLAEVIDEVADRYEHIAVVTTCVPAILGEDLAGVADEHDLLLVDSPGFLGTLEAGYHAALERIRPTVDEGRQGINIDGVSLIDPLHRGNMLEARRLLTMAGAEIGTTFCCDRFEAAYRAAPFTIGTNPDLASGVGEWYGSLLGLDAVAETFERLTDACESLDPAPVYREIASAEERIAKACDKYLRRFEPPRVAVCGGGAYAVFVAETLERHLDADIACICSRNHTPPSRFRVEETVDFIRIADRLRACEPDLVIGSSYERSVLPNIPFVPLTPPVRGRVHLRARALAGVEGTLELLDEVLNACMDGKQRRI; this is encoded by the coding sequence ATGATCTTGCGAGACCCCATGCACCCCCCCGCACAGCAGGACTGCACGAACCCGCTCTGGCCGTGTGCCATGACCGGAGCGGTCGCGTGCCTCGCCGGGTTTGAGAACCTCGCCGTCATCGTCCACGGTTCGAGCGGATGCTACTTTTACCCGGCCTCCCTCGTCGGTGCCCCCATCTACGGGACGTTCCTCGTCGAGAACGAGATCATCTTCGGGACGGAAGAACGGCTCGCCGAGGTTATCGACGAGGTTGCCGATCGCTACGAGCATATCGCCGTCGTCACCACCTGTGTGCCCGCGATCCTCGGTGAAGACCTCGCGGGCGTTGCCGACGAGCACGACCTGCTCCTCGTCGACAGCCCGGGATTCCTCGGTACGCTCGAGGCCGGGTACCATGCGGCACTGGAACGGATACGCCCGACTGTCGACGAAGGGAGGCAGGGCATCAACATCGACGGGGTCAGCCTCATCGATCCGCTGCACCGGGGGAACATGCTTGAAGCCCGGCGCCTGCTTACCATGGCAGGCGCGGAGATCGGGACGACCTTCTGCTGCGACCGATTCGAAGCGGCATACCGGGCGGCTCCGTTCACGATCGGCACGAACCCCGACCTTGCGAGCGGCGTCGGGGAATGGTACGGTTCCCTCCTCGGCCTCGACGCAGTGGCCGAGACCTTCGAAAGACTCACGGATGCTTGTGAGTCTCTCGATCCCGCACCCGTCTACCGGGAGATCGCCTCGGCAGAGGAGCGGATCGCGAAGGCATGCGACAAGTACCTGCGCCGTTTTGAGCCGCCCCGGGTAGCGGTATGTGGAGGAGGGGCATATGCCGTCTTCGTCGCCGAGACGCTCGAGCGGCATCTCGACGCCGATATAGCCTGCATATGCTCCCGAAACCACACCCCGCCCTCCCGCTTCCGGGTCGAGGAGACGGTCGATTTCATCCGGATAGCGGACCGGCTCAGGGCGTGCGAACCCGATCTCGTCATCGGTTCGTCCTACGAGCGGAGCGTCCTTCCAAATATTCCTTTCGTCCCCTTAACGCCGCCGGTCAGGGGACGGGTGCACCTCCGCGCCCGGGCGCTTGCCGGGGTCGAGGGGACGCTCGAGCTTCTTGATGAAGTGCTGAACGCCTGTATGGACGGAAAGCAGCGGAGAATATAG
- a CDS encoding PEGA domain-containing protein, whose translation MKTQNRILILVVLLLFAGGFVSAGSAAGTADVTIVSSPGGAAVTIDGSYVGMTGAGSTIPFSVSVNAGTHTVAVALPGYQPSVTTVQVNPGELRTLSITLAPSPPSGAVYVASTPGSAAVTLDGGESQTTPANFTAVAPGTHSVKITKPGFVPWSKTVTVTAGKTVTVNAILNPAPDTGTLSVTSTPPGADIYLDGTYRGHTPLTIGNVVQGGHELRLLLAGYQTWTGTASVAGGKSTSVNAVLIPTPAGTNGDVAVTSTPAGAAIYLDSTYRGTTVAGNPIDITGVSPGTHTVTLTRAGYADYVTGISVAPGQTVRVSAVMQPGAGPGEGGSIAVSSTPSGADIYLDNQYLGITPLTEAGVAAGSHTLLLKMNGYTDWSGEIQVTAGKSTEVTAGMMAVQSSQEAGGAPIMLPAVLALAAVLFLAGRTRKE comes from the coding sequence ATGAAGACTCAGAATCGTATCCTGATCCTGGTTGTGCTCCTGCTGTTCGCGGGCGGTTTTGTCTCTGCCGGATCCGCTGCCGGTACTGCGGATGTAACGATCGTCTCCTCCCCCGGAGGCGCCGCCGTCACGATAGACGGCTCCTACGTCGGCATGACCGGAGCAGGGTCGACCATCCCGTTCTCGGTCAGCGTGAACGCAGGAACGCATACCGTGGCCGTAGCGCTTCCCGGGTACCAGCCCTCGGTCACCACCGTTCAGGTGAACCCCGGTGAACTGCGGACGCTCTCGATAACCCTTGCTCCTTCCCCGCCGTCGGGTGCGGTCTATGTCGCCTCGACGCCAGGGAGTGCGGCGGTGACGCTCGACGGCGGCGAGTCGCAGACGACTCCCGCAAACTTCACCGCTGTGGCGCCCGGGACGCACTCGGTGAAGATCACGAAACCGGGATTCGTCCCCTGGTCGAAGACGGTAACCGTGACGGCCGGAAAGACCGTGACCGTTAACGCGATCCTGAACCCGGCGCCTGATACGGGGACGCTTTCGGTCACGTCGACCCCCCCCGGTGCCGATATCTACCTTGACGGAACGTACCGGGGGCATACCCCGCTGACCATAGGGAACGTCGTCCAGGGCGGGCACGAGCTCCGCCTCCTGCTCGCCGGGTATCAGACCTGGACAGGGACGGCGTCGGTCGCCGGCGGGAAGAGCACTTCGGTCAACGCCGTTCTCATCCCGACGCCTGCCGGAACAAACGGAGATGTCGCCGTGACGTCCACGCCTGCGGGAGCGGCGATCTACCTCGATAGCACTTACCGGGGTACGACTGTCGCCGGGAACCCGATAGATATCACCGGGGTCTCTCCCGGAACGCACACCGTCACGCTGACGCGTGCCGGGTATGCCGATTACGTCACCGGCATCTCCGTTGCTCCGGGTCAGACGGTGCGCGTATCCGCTGTGATGCAGCCGGGTGCAGGCCCGGGGGAGGGTGGTTCAATCGCCGTCTCCTCGACGCCCTCCGGCGCTGACATCTACCTCGACAACCAGTATCTCGGGATAACGCCGCTCACAGAGGCAGGTGTCGCGGCCGGTTCGCATACGCTGCTCCTGAAGATGAACGGCTACACGGACTGGTCGGGCGAGATCCAGGTGACGGCAGGGAAAAGCACCGAAGTCACGGCAGGTATGATGGCGGTGCAGAGTTCGCAGGAGGCAGGGGGCGCCCCCATCATGCTGCCGGCCGTGCTCGCGCTCGCCGCGGTGCTCTTCCTCGCGGGCAGAACGAGAAAAGAATAA
- a CDS encoding universal stress protein, which translates to MFQRILFPTDFSEPSMKAMESIRDLKAAGTLEVVMVHVIDQKDITMIASGGAGFLGSVPDVETEVQRRLREEIQNSIIDTRRQLEREGLRVHLRTPIGDPGKEIVKAADEENVSLIVIGSHGRSNLRDRLLGTVSEYVVKNAHQPVMVVKR; encoded by the coding sequence GTGTTTCAGCGCATTTTATTCCCCACCGACTTCTCCGAGCCCTCGATGAAAGCAATGGAATCTATCCGGGATCTGAAGGCCGCAGGCACCCTCGAGGTGGTGATGGTGCATGTCATCGACCAGAAGGACATCACCATGATCGCATCGGGCGGAGCGGGTTTTCTCGGTTCGGTGCCGGACGTCGAGACCGAGGTTCAGCGACGGCTACGGGAGGAGATCCAGAACAGCATCATCGATACCCGCCGGCAGCTCGAACGGGAAGGGCTCAGGGTGCATCTCCGGACACCCATCGGCGACCCGGGGAAAGAGATCGTCAAAGCAGCCGACGAGGAGAACGTCTCCCTCATTGTCATAGGCTCGCACGGCAGAAGCAATCTCCGTGACCGTCTGCTCGGCACCGTCTCCGAGTACGTCGTCAAGAACGCTCACCAACCGGTCATGGTCGTAAAACGCTAA
- a CDS encoding nitrogenase component 1, with protein sequence MPSNLFRFEGCTLTGALAVVTEIRDAVCIIHGPAGCTHHNFSLLHATLLGNDTVAVPRLLSTGLSENEIIFGGEDALLRCIDKAHGLSPSPSSLFVLSTCIVDTIGDDVQAVCAHEWNLPVVPIRTAGFLGGTFQTGVSNALLAAATLAVPCSRKSDGVTLIGEKNLEADVDENYAELMRLLAYFDLPVNLRFVRGIGTDDIARLGAGSLNILREPALLPVGEELRHRHGTPFIDSFPTGLAGTLRFLEEVGRLTGQDTRKAVREEAAYQEEILSEFRELAGNRVRFNRLSPMLKEDGIDREIIRELAEALDLRIAEDGIPLSAPYPAPVGTGGVHRMLHRWQRAIRAGSHR encoded by the coding sequence TTGCCCTCGAATCTGTTCAGGTTTGAAGGGTGCACCCTGACCGGCGCTCTTGCCGTGGTGACGGAGATACGCGACGCGGTCTGCATCATCCACGGCCCTGCCGGATGCACCCACCACAATTTTTCCCTCCTCCATGCAACGCTGCTCGGAAACGATACGGTCGCCGTCCCCCGTCTCCTCTCGACAGGCCTTTCCGAGAACGAGATCATCTTCGGCGGCGAAGACGCGCTTCTGCGGTGCATCGATAAAGCCCACGGACTCTCGCCGTCCCCGTCGTCGCTCTTCGTCCTCTCCACCTGTATCGTCGACACCATCGGCGACGACGTCCAGGCCGTCTGCGCACACGAGTGGAACCTTCCGGTCGTTCCCATCCGGACGGCCGGATTCCTCGGCGGAACCTTCCAGACAGGCGTCTCAAACGCACTGCTCGCCGCCGCAACCCTTGCCGTACCCTGCTCTCGCAAGAGCGATGGGGTGACGCTCATCGGGGAGAAGAACCTTGAAGCGGATGTCGACGAGAACTACGCCGAGCTGATGCGCCTGCTCGCGTACTTCGACCTTCCGGTGAACCTCCGGTTCGTCCGGGGGATCGGCACGGACGATATCGCCCGTCTCGGTGCGGGATCGCTCAACATCCTCCGCGAACCGGCTCTCCTGCCGGTCGGGGAAGAACTCCGGCACCGGCACGGTACACCCTTTATCGATTCATTTCCGACGGGTCTTGCCGGAACCCTCCGGTTCCTCGAAGAGGTGGGCAGGCTGACGGGGCAGGATACGCGTAAAGCGGTGCGTGAAGAGGCTGCATACCAGGAGGAGATCCTCTCGGAGTTCAGGGAACTTGCCGGAAACCGGGTCAGGTTCAACCGCCTCTCACCGATGCTCAAAGAGGACGGGATCGATCGGGAGATCATCAGAGAACTTGCAGAAGCACTCGATCTCCGCATCGCAGAGGATGGGATCCCACTATCTGCACCCTACCCGGCCCCGGTCGGAACCGGGGGGGTTCACCGGATGCTGCACCGCTGGCAGCGGGCAATCCGTGCCGGCAGCCACCGATAA